The sequence TGGATGGTCACCAGGGTGCCACCGAGTATATTGGAAGCGATCTGCTTGATCTCTTCAGCGCTTTTGCCTACGGCTACGCCGCGTTGCTCCGTGCCCTGGACCTTACCCTTACCGCGTCCACCGGCGTGGATCTGGGCTTTTACAACGGCGAAACTATTGCCAAACTGTACTTTGAGGTTCTTGTATGCTTCTTCGGCTGCATCAGCCCTGTCTACCGGAATGCCTTCCTGTACCGGTACATTGTATTTCTTCAGCAGCTCTTTTGCCTGGTATTCGTGGAGATTCATGCAGGAATAATTTTGGGCGAAAGTAAGAAGGAAAGGCCAGAATTTAGAATTCAGCATCCAGAATTCAGAATTGCTGCCGCGCTTTGAATAGCAATACTTTGGCTCACGACGCTTAAATTCTGGCTTCTGGATACTGGCTTCTTGTATTCCTGGATACGGATTCTGGCTTCTGAATTCTTCTATACCTTCATCTTCATGTATAGATTCATTATTTTATTAATATTCATCATCGGTTGCAGGAGCAACCCATTCTATATGTGGGCTTCTTCTTCCATTTCCGCTTTGATAGCTTCCCAATTCTTATGCTTATAGCAGACAGGATCCGGCATTTGATCCGCAACAGTGAAATTAGTGAGACCAATAAAAACATCTTTTATCTCATGCCAGGGATATTTCTTTTGATAAATCGCTAACAAGTCTACCAGACGATGTGTTTCCAGGATTTCAGACAGGTCCCAAAAATCCTTTTTACGGCCTCCACGAGATATAGTATCCAACTTCATTGCCGCAATATCCTCAATGGTTGCTAACCTGATTCCTTGTTCTTCTATCGGCGGATCTAAAAACGGAGCATCCCAATAAAGAATATCCGTCTTTACACTGGTTCTTTCATCATCTCCGATAAATAGGTAAAGTCCCTGATTATTAATTTGATCAGCAGGGCCTGTAATCGCCCCGGTTTCTTCTACATAGGGAAATTGCAGTTTGACTGCCTCCAAAATGTGGTAAAAAGGAATTTCGCCGTAAGGACCATCACAAAACATATCAATATCTACCGACTCCCTGTGTCCCCGGAGCAAACTTAAAGCTGTACCGCCAACTAACCTGAAGTCAGTTAGCACTGGCATGCCCATCAATCTGACTAAAACATTGAATAGTTCGTTGCCTGTGGTTTTGCGGTGAAGCATTTAAAATCACTATTGTGAAGATGAAAAAGCCTGCGGGAGATTACCGCGGCCCGTGGTAGAAGGCGTTCGGAATTAGTAACAATTGAGCGTACCCTGTTTCTTCCATAATAGCGGATGATTTCTCTAATATCATCTAATGTACCTCGCTCCATCGCCCTGATGATTGTAAATTCAGGGTAACGATCGAAGTCGAGCCGCGCCAGATCTATATCCCAAAAGGCACGACGTGACAATGAAGGTTTCGTTATGGAAGAATTAGCTTGCACACTCAAATATACAAAAAAGGCAGATCATATACCTGGCCAATTCTCCGAAGGAATAGGGTGTTTTTAAGGCCAGGGGAGCTGAATTCCGGCTTCTGAATGCTGTATTCTAAACTACCTTTAAAACGTACAATCCCCTCATATGAGACTATTTTTCATTTGTTTGCTCTTTCTCTTCTCCTGCCGGAGCAACCAATACATCACGATTCCGGTACGCCCGGTAAACGGGATGACCGGCACGGTCTTTTACAAACAGGTCATTCCCCTCAGCCGCGAGGAGCGGGAGACCATCACGGTGAAAGAAGTGTTATCGGGCAATATTCCTCCTTTCCTCAAGTATTTTGTGCGGGTGGAAACGGAAATGACCGACTCGCTGGGCATTGCCCACCAGGCGGTTTATTTTGTGGCACCCGATTACCTGTCGGTAGGCAGTCAGGCCGATTTTGCCCGTATCCCCTTAACGCCCATGGCCGCCCAGAAGATTGCCGACGGGCTCAACTGTTTCCTGCCCACCCGCAAGATGGTGAATGCTATTTACCGGCAATCGACCGTGAAGCTGGAACCCATTCCCCTGTACCAGTACCGCGACAGCGCCCTCATCTTCTGGCACCACCACCTGATGATCGAAGGGCAGCGGCAGCAACGCCGGGGGCTGATAGCGGGGATCAAAAAGGATGTGGTGATCTCGGGTAAAGTATCGCGCGATAGCAGGCCCCACCGGGTAGCCATTTATGGCTGGCACCAACCGGACGGGCAGCCCATTCAGCCCCTGTATACCGGGCATGTAGATTGGTATGTGGATTACAGTCACGGCATCCGGCTGGTGTACCGCAGGGTGAAAGTGGATGGCCGCTGGATGGATTATGAGGAGGTGTTGAAGAGCCCGCTGTTGAAGAAGCTCTTGTGTGATGAGGAGGATTGCGACTTCTACCGGTATGAGTATTAGAAGTCCGGCTTTCCGATTATCTTCGCGCACATTATGGCAATTATTCAACAGTTACGCGAGACCACCGATTATATTCAACGACTTTATCCGCATACCCCTGAAGCTGGTATTGTGCTGGGCAGCGGCCTGGGCAATTTTGCCGCTGAGATCAGGATCGAAAAAGAGATCCCTTACAGTGAGCTTCCGCATTTCCCCGTATCTACCGTAGAAGGGCATTCCGGCAAGCTGATCTTTGGTGAGCTGGGTGGCCGGAAGATCGTGGCCATGGCCGGCCGTTTCCATTTTTATGAAGGCTACTCGCCCGAACAGGTCACTTATCCCATCCGGGTGATGAAGCTGCTGGGTATTCAACACCTGTTGATATCCAATGCTGCCGGTGGCGTGAACCCCGCTTTTAAGGTGGGCGACCTGATGCTGATCACGGACCATATCAGTCTGGCCATTGTGAACCCCCTGATCGGCAGGAACCATACCGAACTGGGGCCGCGTTTTCCCGATATGAGCGAGCCTTACTGCAAGGCATTGCAACAAAAAACAAAAGCCATGGCGGCTTCCCTGGGTATTACCCTGCGGGAAGGCGTGTATTTCGGTGTTACCGGTCCGACGTTTGAGACCAGGGCCGAATATAAAATGATCCAGGTACTGGGCGGTGATGCCGTGGGCATGAGTACGGTGCAGGAGGTGATCATTGCCGTGCACATGGGACTACCGGTGGTGGCCATCAGCATTATTACCGACCTGGGCATCCGGGAGGAAGACAATATTATCACCCATGAAGAGGTGCTGGAGGCGGCTGCCAAAGCGGAGCCCAAGCTGTCGGCGATTTTTAAAGGGTTGCTGGCGGGGTTGTAGACTTAGCCGGGAAGGCGGAAAGGCGGGAAGCACCCTTCGACAAAGCCGGAGGCTTTGAAATAGGCGTCACTAGCCGGAGGCTAGCGACTGAAGAGACTGGCAACAGCCAAGAGGATGTTATTAATAGGAAGATTAACTTTTGTATAATTGGCAGGCCGGTATTAATCAGTAATTTGTTCCCCAAATTTTAAGGCATACGTGTTGAGGATTTTTTATATACTTTTTGGAATAGCGCTGTTATCGGCCGGCTTTGTAAGCACTGCATCTGCCCAGCGGGGCGCTATTGACCGGATCAGGGGCATGGGCGGCAACCTGGGCAGCGCCGGCAGCGGTAAAGGCGATAGCGTAACCCACCGTACGGGCCTGGAAGATTCCATTACGATCAATTTCCGCTTTTTGGATTCCACCCGCCTACGCGGTTTTGATTCCACCATTTATGATTTTACCCGGAAGGTGCCTATGCCCTGGTACAACGTGCACCTGGGCAATTTTGGCAGCGCTTCCCGCAGCCTGTTGTTTACGCCCCTTATGCAATCGGGCTGGGACCATGGCTTTCACGCCTATGACAATTACAATTTTACGGCGGCGGAAACTAGGTTCTATAACACTACACGACCTTATACCGAAATGAACTATCTGCTGGGCTCGCGGGCCGAGCAGATGATCAATATCGTGCATACGCAGAATATTGGCCCCCTCTTAAATATAGGCATTCAATACCGGCTGATCAATTCACCCGGTACTTTCCAGAATATGAATGACAACCACAACAGTTACCGCTTCAGTTCCTGGTACCAGTCGAAAAACAAGCGTTACCAGCATTTCGTTATCCTGGTGGGTAATAAGCTACAGGCGGGTGAGAACGGTGGTATTAAAACGGATCAACCTTACCTCGATACAACTGGTTTTGATGAGCGCTTCACCATTCCCACCCAATTGGGCGCCGAGAAGGTGAATAACCGGAATTTCTTTCAAACGGTTATCGGTACGGGCACTTATTTTACCAATGCCACGTACCTGATGCGGCAGCAATATGACCTGGGGCAAAAGGATTCTATTGTGACAGATTCCACCGTGATCCCGCTGTTTTATCCGCGCTTAAGGCTGGAACATACCGTCAGCTACAGTACCTATAAATACCGCTTCCGGGATAATGAAATTGTTGACAGTGCGTATTATAAGGACAACTATGGTCTTGACATGGTGACTCCGCGTGATTCTTTTTTCATCCAGGATTACTGGACCGACCTGACGAATGATTTCTCCATCTACCAGTTTCCCGATGCCAAGAACGCCCAGCAATTTGTAAAGGTGGGCGCTGCTTTTCAAATGCTCAGCGGCAAGTTTGATTCGGGCAGGGTAGCGGTGAAGGAGCATAACTTTTT comes from Paraflavitalea devenefica and encodes:
- a CDS encoding nucleotidyl transferase AbiEii/AbiGii toxin family protein, which encodes MLHRKTTGNELFNVLVRLMGMPVLTDFRLVGGTALSLLRGHRESVDIDMFCDGPYGEIPFYHILEAVKLQFPYVEETGAITGPADQINNQGLYLFIGDDERTSVKTDILYWDAPFLDPPIEEQGIRLATIEDIAAMKLDTISRGGRKKDFWDLSEILETHRLVDLLAIYQKKYPWHEIKDVFIGLTNFTVADQMPDPVCYKHKNWEAIKAEMEEEAHI
- a CDS encoding DUF6922 domain-containing protein, which encodes MQANSSITKPSLSRRAFWDIDLARLDFDRYPEFTIIRAMERGTLDDIREIIRYYGRNRVRSIVTNSERLLPRAAVISRRLFHLHNSDFKCFTAKPQATNYSMF
- a CDS encoding purine-nucleoside phosphorylase; amino-acid sequence: MAIIQQLRETTDYIQRLYPHTPEAGIVLGSGLGNFAAEIRIEKEIPYSELPHFPVSTVEGHSGKLIFGELGGRKIVAMAGRFHFYEGYSPEQVTYPIRVMKLLGIQHLLISNAAGGVNPAFKVGDLMLITDHISLAIVNPLIGRNHTELGPRFPDMSEPYCKALQQKTKAMAASLGITLREGVYFGVTGPTFETRAEYKMIQVLGGDAVGMSTVQEVIIAVHMGLPVVAISIITDLGIREEDNIITHEEVLEAAAKAEPKLSAIFKGLLAGL
- a CDS encoding putative porin; the protein is MLRIFYILFGIALLSAGFVSTASAQRGAIDRIRGMGGNLGSAGSGKGDSVTHRTGLEDSITINFRFLDSTRLRGFDSTIYDFTRKVPMPWYNVHLGNFGSASRSLLFTPLMQSGWDHGFHAYDNYNFTAAETRFYNTTRPYTEMNYLLGSRAEQMINIVHTQNIGPLLNIGIQYRLINSPGTFQNMNDNHNSYRFSSWYQSKNKRYQHFVILVGNKLQAGENGGIKTDQPYLDTTGFDERFTIPTQLGAEKVNNRNFFQTVIGTGTYFTNATYLMRQQYDLGQKDSIVTDSTVIPLFYPRLRLEHTVSYSTYKYRFRDNEIVDSAYYKDNYGLDMVTPRDSFFIQDYWTDLTNDFSIYQFPDAKNAQQFVKVGAAFQMLSGKFDSGRVAVKEHNFFVHGEYRNRTRNKKWDISANGRFYVNGLNAGDYDAYISLQRYISQQVGYLQVGFQNTNRTPSYVFDQASSFYLPTAVADTFNKENITHIFATLDQPRYRLKLSGSYYLVTNLTYFSSMLQPNQEPTLFNLLRITAEKQFRLGRRGWNWKTWIILQQRAGDGPVNVPLLTTRNTIGYDGNLGFKNLNISFGLEGRYFTAYKAPGYSPLLGQYYFQDTATIQLKMPDLSAYLHFRIKSFNAYVRAENLNTFDPGKGGFSNNNIPTFNYPYPGLQIRVGIFWSFVN